AGTGGTGGGGGTTTTTCTGGTAATGATGCACCGAAAATTACAATTTCTAGCTTATCTTCCCATCCAGACTTGCTCACCTTTTGCAGAGCTGGTTGTAGAAGGTGAAATCCTTTATTTTTATCACTTGTTGCATTCATTGCTCCAAAGAGAATCAACTGTTTATCTTGAGGTAATTTGAGTATCTCTCGTGCTATCTGAGGATTAATCGGTCGATATACCTGAGTATTTAAGCCATGGGGTACAACTTGAATAGGAAAATCTCGAAGCAAAGAGCTGGATTGAGCGCATCCTGCTAACCAACGACTGGGTGTAACAATTGTAAGATTGAGATTTTTCCAAGCTTTTGACTTACGTTGCCATACCCAACGGGATAAGTCTAGTTCTTTTTGGCTACCTAGTTGGGGACAGACACCACAGGATTGGGTGTAGCGATCGCAACTCCAACTAGTATGACATCCCCCAGTAAATGCCCACATATCATGAAGAGTCCATACCAGGGGATACTTGAGCCTAGCCATAGTCTCTATCTGCATATATGCAGCATTTATCCAGTGTAAGTTAATTATGTCGGGAGCCAGATTGTCAACTTGGGATACAATTTTGTCTGGCAACCATTGCAAAGAAAATAAACTTTCACGAGGTTGACGATATATTTTTAACGGCAAACTATCAAATGTCAGTTTTGCCTTGGCTATTCCCTGGGAAAGATTCATCTTTGGTGCATATATATTTTTGTCACCACTTGATTTTTCCTTGACCAACATCTGGGAATTGATATTAATATTTTGCAATCCCTGGTGTAAGCGATAGGCAGCGCGAGCAGCACCACCTTTAGTATCAGAGGTGCTAATGTGTAATACTTTCATAAGAATTTACTTGTGAATTGAATTTTCAGTTTTTATTAGTACTTTCTGTAACCTCTTGCTAATTATCTTTTTAATATCTCGCTTCACCATATCTATGGGTTTGCCACCATCATAAACGTGTCTTTGCTGGAATCTGTCAGCTTGACTGTCTGCAATGATAAAAGGTGGGTGTTTCAGGGGAAATTCCATCATCTCTGTAGGCTGATTTTCATAGGGATTGTCCTGCCTATCCAGAAAGTGAGTAGAGTCAGCGCCAAAACCAATATTGGAAACTAAGTTCACATTGGGAATAACAGTTAAATAACTTTGTAAAAAACAAGCAAATGTCCACTGGTAATCCCATGTATAACCACAAGGATTGCTATACATCTCATCAAATATATCTGACCAATATTTAACTGTCCAAAAATCTGGAAATATGTTGTTTAAACATCCTTGGGCTTTAAATTCGGGCCAAAGTTTCATATATTGGTCATAATTTTGCCAAGAACGCTTCCACGTCGCCCAACCCCAAGAACCATTATAGCGGGAGAAATAATAGCTGTAATCAGTTTTTTTTCTCTCCAAAAAACCATTTTGTGCCGCAATCAATCCTACACGACTATCATCTCTGTATCTCTCTAGCAGTTCTTCACAAAAGGGAAAAAATGTAGGGTGAGGTACGCAATCATCTTCAATAATAATTGCTTCTTCCACTTGTTCAAAAACCCAATCTAAACCACTAGGAAGACGTGTTGCACAACCGAGATTAGTATCGGAGTAATGTTTCATAACTTCGCAATCCCAATCTACCTGGTCAATAATGGCACGGGTCGCAGCACATTTTTCTGGTTCATCTGGGCGA
The Calothrix sp. 336/3 DNA segment above includes these coding regions:
- a CDS encoding hemolytic protein HlpA — its product is MKTPVVFVIFKRPHTTAKVLDAIRQAKPEKLFVVADGPRSDRPDEPEKCAATRAIIDQVDWDCEVMKHYSDTNLGCATRLPSGLDWVFEQVEEAIIIEDDCVPHPTFFPFCEELLERYRDDSRVGLIAAQNGFLERKKTDYSYYFSRYNGSWGWATWKRSWQNYDQYMKLWPEFKAQGCLNNIFPDFWTVKYWSDIFDEMYSNPCGYTWDYQWTFACFLQSYLTVIPNVNLVSNIGFGADSTHFLDRQDNPYENQPTEMMEFPLKHPPFIIADSQADRFQQRHVYDGGKPIDMVKRDIKKIISKRLQKVLIKTENSIHK
- a CDS encoding glycosyltransferase family 4 protein; this translates as MKVLHISTSDTKGGAARAAYRLHQGLQNININSQMLVKEKSSGDKNIYAPKMNLSQGIAKAKLTFDSLPLKIYRQPRESLFSLQWLPDKIVSQVDNLAPDIINLHWINAAYMQIETMARLKYPLVWTLHDMWAFTGGCHTSWSCDRYTQSCGVCPQLGSQKELDLSRWVWQRKSKAWKNLNLTIVTPSRWLAGCAQSSSLLRDFPIQVVPHGLNTQVYRPINPQIAREILKLPQDKQLILFGAMNATSDKNKGFHLLQPALQKVSKSGWEDKLEIVIFGASLPEKPPPLGFKSHYLGQLSDDLSLALVYSAADLMLVPSIQESFGQTASESLACGTPVVAFNTTGLNDIIDHKKNGYLAQIFEIDDLAKGITWVLEEKARHQILSQNARLKVEQEFSLELQSKRYESLFQQILDYKSSQG